In Nocardia terpenica, the genomic window TCGATGGCCAGGGCGACGCGTTCGAGGTCGCGGTCGATCGCGCCGCCGCGATCCTGCCCGATCTTGATTTTCACCGCCTCGCACCCCGCGCCGCGCCACTGCGAAATCTGTTCCGCGAGTTCGTCATCGGCGAGATTGGTGAAACCACCCGAGCCGTACACCGGGGTGGCGGCCCGCGCGGCGCCGAGCAGGACCGGCAGCGGCACGCGCAGCAGCCGGGCCTTCAGGTCCCACAGGGCGATATCGACCGCGCTCAGCGCGTGCGCGACCACCGCGGTGGTGCCGATATTGCGGCACGCGCGTTGCAGTGCCGTGCGGCAGCCGGGAATGTCGAACGGCGAGCGCCCACGCAGGATGGGTGCGAGGTCGTGACCGATGACCTCGGCCGTCGCGGGACTGCTGTAGGTCCACCCCAGCCCGCGTTCATTACCGGCGGTCAGCTCGACGACCACCGCCGTCGTGGCGTCCCAGAGCAAGGTGCCGTCCGCTTCGGGACCCGGTGTGGGAAAACGATAGACGCTCACCGCGATCGGGTCGGCGATCGAGAGGTCCGTGGAAGTCATTGCGGCTCCTGGGGAGTGGTGTCGGCGAATCAGGCCAGGGCCGGGAGGATGTCCTTCTCGTAGGCGGCGAAGAAGCCGTCGAGATCGGGCCCGATCTGCTGGACGTAGACCTCGTCCACGCCGGCGTCGAGATAGCCGCGCAGGTGGGCGATGTGGCGCTCGGGGTCGGGTCCGCAGGCGAAGTGGTCGCGGGCGGACTCCTTGTCGATCAGGCTCGACGCGGCCTCGAAATCGGCTGGGCGGGGCAGGGTTTGGTTCAGCTGACCCGGGAGCAGTTCGTTGGCCCACAGGCGGTGGGCGATCTCGAGCCCGGCTTCCGCGTCGCGGTCCCAGCTGACCTTGGTGCCCGCCTGCACGGGTTTGGTGCCGCCGCCCGCGCCGCGGAAGGTGTCCACCAGCTGGCGGTCGGGCGCGACGGTGCAGTAGCCGTCGCCGATGCGTGCGGCCAATTCCGTTGCCTGCGGGCCGAATCCGGAGACGTAGATGGGCACGGGCCGCTGCGGCAGCGTGTAGATTCGAGCCTCCTGCACCCGGAAGTGCTTGCCGCGGTGGCTGATCGTGCCGCCGCGGTGCAGTCGCCGGATGAGGTGCACGGCCTCCTCGAGCATGTCGAGCCGCACGGCGGGCTCGGGCCACGGATCGCCGAGGACGTGCTCGTTGAGTGCCTCGCCGCTGCCGACACCGAGCACGAACCTGCCGTCCAGTTGCACGGCGGCGGTGGCGGCGGCCTGGGCGATGATCGCCGGATGGATGCGCACGGTCGGGCAGGTGACCGCCGTCGTCACCGGCAGGTCGGTGGCTTCCGACAGCGCGCCGATGGTGCCCCACACGAAGGGACTGTGCCCCTGCGCGTCGTGCCACGGGTGGAAGTGGTCGGAGATCCACAGCCGCTCGAACCCGGCCTGTTCCGCGCGCCGGGCCTGGTCGACGAGCTGCTTCGGATCGAACTGTTCGCTTGCGAGGAAGTATCCGATGCTGGCCATATCGGGCGCTTACCCGGGGTGCCGCGCGGTATGCGCGGATCTTGTCAGGCGGATCCCCGGGTGATCGCCTCGGCGAGCAGTTCGACCGCGTGCCGGGGATCGGCGGCGGGGTCGAGGTGGCGGATCTGGGTGCGGCAGCTGAAGCCGTCGGCGAGGACGCGGGTGCCCGGCGCGAGGCCGCGCACGGCGGGCATGAGCTGGTCCTCGGCGCAGGCGATCGACACCTCGTAGTGGCCCTGCTCGAATCCGAAATTGCCTGCCAGGCCGCAACATCCGGCGTCGAGCACGTCGATGTCGGCTCCGGTGGCCGACAGCAGGTCCCGATCGCGGTCGTAGCGCAGGATGGCGTGGTGGTGGCAGTGCGGCTGTACCAGTGCCGCGCCCTCGATGGGGGGTGGCGTCCAGTCGGGTGCGCGGTCGGCGAGCAGTTCGGCCAGGGTGCGGGTCTGCCCGGCCAGCCGGTGCGCGTCCTCGTCGCCGTGCAGGAGTTCGGGCAGGTCGGAGCGGAATACCGCGGCGCAGCTGGGTTCCAGGACGACGACGGGCGTCCCGGCGCGCAGCTGCGGTTCCAGCGTCCGCAGCGTGCGGCGCAGCACCCGCTTCGCGGTGGGGAGCTGGCCCGTCGAGATCCAGGTGAGCCCGCAGCACACGGCCCGCCCGGGCAGCTCCACCGTGAACCCGGCCGCCTCCAGCACCGTGACCGCCGCCCGCGCGATGCCGGGCTCGAAATTGTTGGTGAAGGTGTCCGGCCACAGCAGCACGGGCCCCCGCGATCCGGTGCCGGAACCTGTTGCGGGACGGAAGGTTTCGGTGAAGCGGGCGGAAGCGAACCGGGGCATTTCCCCGGCGCGGGTCGATGCCGCCCGCGCGGGCGATCAGGTGCCGCAGGCCCGGCGCGTGCGTCACCGCGTTCGCCAATGCCGCGACCGATGTGCCCAGTCGCGCCCACAGCGGAATCCAGCCCATCGAATAGTGCGCCAGCGGGCGCATCCGGTGCCGATAGTGGTGGGACAGGAACTCGGCCTTGTAGGTGGCCATGTCGACGTCGACCGGGCAGTCGCTGCGACATCCCTTGCAGGCCAGGCACAGATCCAGCGCATCGCGCACCTCGTCGGAGCGCCAGCCGTCGGTGATCACCTCGCCGTTCAGCATCTCGAACAGTATCCGGGCGCGGCCGCGGGTGGAGTGTTCCTCCTCGCGGGTGGCCCGGTAGCTCGGGCACATCACCCCGCCGCTGTCGCCGCGGCACTTGCCGACTCCGACGCAGCGGGCGGCGGCGGTGCTGAACCGGTGTGAATCCTCGGGAAAGGCGAAGTGCGTCACCGGTTCCCACGGCCGGTAGTCGACTCCCTGGCGCAGGTCGTGGTCGAGCGGATGCGGGTCGATCACCTTGCCCGGGTTCATGCGATTGCGCGGATCGAACAGTCGCTTCACCGCACCGAACGCCTCGATCACCCGGTCGCCGAACATGATCGGCAGCAGTTCGCCGCGGGACTGCCCGTCCCCGTGCTCGCCGGACAGCGATCCGCCGTAGCTCACCACCAGCCGCGCGCTCTCCTGCACGAATGCCCGGTAGTTCGCGATGCCGGTCGCGGTGCGCAGGTCGAACGGGATGCGGGTGTGCACGCAGCCGTGGCCGAAATGGCCGTAGAGCGAACTGGATTCGTAGTCGAAGCGCTGTAACAGCCGCTCGAAGTCGCGCAGATAGTCGCCCAGCCGATCGGGCGGGACGGCGGCATCCTCCCAGCCCTCGTGGGTTTCGGGTCCGTCGGGCGGATAGGCGGTGGCGCCGAGCCCGGCCTCGCGGGCGGCCCAGATCTCGGCCTCCCGCTCCGGATCGTCGAGCACGGTCGCGCTCGCTCCGGTGCGCGGGCAGACCTCCTCGATCATGGCCTGCGCCTTGCGGTCGGCGTCCTCGCGGGTGTCGGCGTCGAATTGCGTCATGAGCCAGGCGTTTCCGGCGGGTAGCTGCCGGATCGCGCCCTCGGCCAGGTGCAGGCTGTGTTCCAGCGCGACCAATCGGTGATCGAGGCCCTCCAGTGCCGCGGGGGTGTGTCGCAGGACCTGTGGGACCGCGTCGGCGGCGGTGTAGATGTCGTCGAAACCGAGGACCGCCATCGCCTTCGCCCCGGGCCGCCGTACCAGCTCGAGCTCCGCGCGCAGCACGGTCACCAGGGTGCTCTCGCTGCCGACCAGGAATTTGGCGAGGTCGAATCCGTTCTCCGGCAACAGCGAATCGAGGTTGTAGCCGGAAACCCGGCGCGGGATAGCCGGGTAGGTCTTGCGGATGTCCTCGGCGTAGCGGTCTCGGATCGTCCGGAGCCGGGCAACGAGTTCGGGCCCGCGCTCGTCGTCGGTGTCGATGGTGTCGCCGGGGCCGACCCAGGCGCGCAAGCCGTCGTGGGTCACGATCTCCAGCCGTCGCACCGCGTCGACGGTCTTGCCGTATGCCTGCGCGGTGGACCCGCAGGAGTTGTTGCCGATCATGCCGCCGATGGTGCAGCTGACATGGGTGGACGGTTTCGGGCCGACCAGCAGCCCGGTCGGGGACAGCTCGTCGTTGAGCCGGTCGAGGGCGATTCCCGGCTCGACCACCACGGTGGCGGCGGCCCGATCCACCGAGACCACCCGCGTGCAGTATTTGCTCCAGTCGATCACGACGCCCGCATTGCAGCACTGCCCGGCCAGGCTGGTGCCGCCCCCGCGCGACAGTACCGGCACGTCGTGGGCGCGGCACACCGCGACGGCGGTGGCCGCATCCTCCGGAGTGCGGGGTATCACGACCCCCAGCGGCACCGCCCGATAGTTCGAGGCATCGGTGGAATAGGTTGCGCGGCTGCCGGAATCGAAGCGAACCTCGCCGTCGACCTGTTCGGTCAGTTGGGTGCGCAGTGCCTCGAGGGGAAACGAGGTGCGAGGGGACTTGTGGTCGAGAGTCATCGGTGGCCCTTCTGTCGAGGATCGATCGCGGCCGGGCGGGTGGTTGGTGGGCGACTACCCGGTCGGTGGGCGGGCACACCCGTGGTTCGGTCGGTGTGGGTCGGGTAAGCGGCGGGCAAAGAGGACTCGATGTGGATAGGAGAAGGGGATGACGCAGCAGGTTGGTGATTACGTCTTACAGCGGCTTCGGGAGTGGGGTGTGGCCCGGGTGTTCGGGTATCCGGGTGATGGGATCAATGGTTTGGTCGCCGCGTTCGGGCGGGCTGGGGATGATCCGGTGTTTGTGCAGGCGCGGCATGAGGAGATGGCGGCGTTCGAGGCGGTCGGGTACGCCAAGTTCAGTGGTGAGGTCGGCGTGTGCACCGCCACGTCGGGGCCGGGGGCGATTCACCTGTTGAACGGCCTGTACGACGCGAAACTCGATCATGTGCCGGTGGTGGCGATCATCGGGCAGGTCGCGCGGTCGGCGATGGGGGGTAGTTATCAGCAGGAGGTGGATTTGCAGTCGTTGTACAAGGATGTGGCCAGCGACTACCTGGTCGAGGTGAACGTGGCTGCCCAGTTGCCGAATGCCTTGGATCGGGCGTTCCGGGTGGCGCGTGCCCGGTCCGCTCCGACGGCGGTGATCATTCCCGCCGACCTGCAAGAAGAGCCCTATGAGCCGCCGACGCACGAGTTCAAGCAGGTCCCCTCCAGCCCGCCCGCGGTGTTGGGGGCCGGGATCGTCGCCCCCCGCGCCGACGTGGAGGAGGCCGCCGCGATCGTGAACGCGGGCCGCCGGGTGGCGATCCTGGTCGGTCAGGGCGCGCGGGGTGCGGCGGGGGAGGTGGTGGAGGTGGCCGAGCGGGTCGGGGCGGGGGTGGCCAAGGCGCTGCTGGGTAAGGATGTGTTGCCGGATGATCTGCCGTTCGTGACGGGGGCGGTGGGGTTGTTGGGGACGCGGCCGAGTTATGAGTTGATGCGTGATTGCGACACGTTGTTGATCGTGGGTTCGAATTTCCCGTATTCGCAGTTTCTTCCGGAGTTCGGGCAGGCGCGGGCGGTGCAGATCGATATCGACGCGACCATGATCGGGATGCGGTACCCGGTCGAGGTGTGCCTGGTCGGTGATGCGAAAACCACCCTGGCGGAGTTGATTCCGTTGCTGGAACGCAAATCGGATACGACGTGGCGGGACACGGTCGTGGCGAATGTGGGGCGGTGGTGGGAGACGGTGGAGCGGCAGGCGATGCTGGGTGCGCGGCCGGTGAATCCGATGCGGGTGGTGTGGGAGTTGTCGCGGCGGATTCCGGAGGATGCGATCGTGACCGCGGATTCGGGGTCGGCGGCGAACTGGTACGCGCGCTGCTGGCGGGTGCGGGGCCGGATGCGGGGGTCGTTGTCGGGGACGTTGGCGACGATGGGGCCGGGGGTGCCCTACGCGATCGGCGCGAAGTTCGCCCACCCCGACCGCCCGGTCATCGCCCTGGTCGGGGACGGGGCCATGCAGATGAACGGTTTGGCCGAACTGCTCACCATCTCCCGGTATCGGGACCGGTGGGCCGATCCGCGGCTGGTGGTGTGTGTGTTCCACAATAATGATCTCAATCAGGTGACCTGGGAGTTGCGGTCGATGGGCGGGGCCCCGAAATTCGAACAGTCCCAATCCCTCCCGGACCTGTCCTACGCCGACGTCGCCCGCGTGTTCGGGTTGGGCGCGGTCGCGGTCGACGACCCCGACGACCTGGCGGGGGCGTGGCGGCAGGCGTTGTCGGCGGACCGGCCGACCGTGCTGGATGTGCGATGTGACCCGGAGGTGCCGCCCATCCCGCCCCACGCCAGTTGGGAACAAATGAAATCCACCGCCGAAGCAGTCCTGCGCGGCGACCCCAACGCCTGGCACCTGATCACCCAAGGCACCAAAACCAAAGCACAAGAATTCATCCCCCACCACGACAACTGAGACGAATACTGGACTGGCCCGGCGATAGAACGCCGGGCCAGCCCATGGGTCGAAGCTCAGGCCAGCTCGAGGGCCTGCTCGCGGAGGGATCGCAAGGTGTGGGACAGGATGCGGGAGACGTGCATCTGGGAGATGCCGAGCTGACGGCCGATCTGCGTCTGCGTCTTGGATTCGAAGAATCGCAGGTGCAGTATGGTGCGTTCGCGATCGGGCAGCGCCTCGATGAGGGGGCGGACGGCCATGGCGTTTTCGAGGAGCTCGTAGCAGGGCTCCTCGGTGGCGAGTGCGCCCGCCCGGGATGCCGCGCCCTTCGGGCCGTCGTCGTCGTGATCGATTGGCGTGTCGAAGGTTTCGGTACGGTAGCCGTTGGCGGCGATCAGTGCCTGATTGATGTCTTCGAGCGCGACGCCGAGTTCGGCGGCCAGATCGCGGCCGGTAGGCGCGCGGCCGAGTCGTTGGATGAGCAGGGGTGTGGTGGCGGCGATCTGCTGTTGGAGCTCCTTGAGCCGCCGGGGTACGCGCAGCGCCCAGCCGCGATCGCGGAAGTGCCTGCGGACCTCGCCGAGGACGGTGGGTACGGCGAAGGAGATGAAGGTGTGCCCGCGGCTGACCTCGAATCGGTCGACCGCGTACACGACGCCGATGCGGGCGACCTGTTCGAGGTCGTCGAAACTCTCGCCGCGGCCGCAGTAGCGGCGGGCGACGTGTTCGGCCAGCGGCAGGCAGCGGTGAATAATGTATTCGCGCAGCCTGTTTCGTTCCGGATCGGTCGGTTCGAGGCTGTCCAGCTTCTCGAACCACGGCTCCAGATCGTCGTAGGAGTCGTTCCCGCGGCGGGCGCGCATTGCTGGGCTCGTGACCGAACCCGCAAGGGTTGTCTGCGACGGTGTGTCGGCGAGAGGCGCCA contains:
- a CDS encoding TIGR03557 family F420-dependent LLM class oxidoreductase gives rise to the protein MASIGYFLASEQFDPKQLVDQARRAEQAGFERLWISDHFHPWHDAQGHSPFVWGTIGALSEATDLPVTTAVTCPTVRIHPAIIAQAAATAAVQLDGRFVLGVGSGEALNEHVLGDPWPEPAVRLDMLEEAVHLIRRLHRGGTISHRGKHFRVQEARIYTLPQRPVPIYVSGFGPQATELAARIGDGYCTVAPDRQLVDTFRGAGGGTKPVQAGTKVSWDRDAEAGLEIAHRLWANELLPGQLNQTLPRPADFEAASSLIDKESARDHFACGPDPERHIAHLRGYLDAGVDEVYVQQIGPDLDGFFAAYEKDILPALA
- a CDS encoding (Fe-S)-binding protein encodes the protein MPRFASARFTETFRPATGSGTGSRGPVLLWPDTFTNNFEPGIARAAVTVLEAAGFTVELPGRAVCCGLTWISTGQLPTAKRVLRRTLRTLEPQLRAGTPVVVLEPSCAAVFRSDLPELLHGDEDAHRLAGQTRTLAELLADRAPDWTPPPIEGAALVQPHCHHHAILRYDRDRDLLSATGADIDVLDAGCCGLAGNFGFEQGHYEVSIACAEDQLMPAVRGLAPGTRVLADGFSCRTQIRHLDPAADPRHAVELLAEAITRGSA
- a CDS encoding SigB/SigF/SigG family RNA polymerase sigma factor; protein product: MAPLADTPSQTTLAGSVTSPAMRARRGNDSYDDLEPWFEKLDSLEPTDPERNRLREYIIHRCLPLAEHVARRYCGRGESFDDLEQVARIGVVYAVDRFEVSRGHTFISFAVPTVLGEVRRHFRDRGWALRVPRRLKELQQQIAATTPLLIQRLGRAPTGRDLAAELGVALEDINQALIAANGYRTETFDTPIDHDDDGPKGAASRAGALATEEPCYELLENAMAVRPLIEALPDRERTILHLRFFESKTQTQIGRQLGISQMHVSRILSHTLRSLREQALELA
- a CDS encoding thiamine pyrophosphate-requiring protein, which produces MTQQVGDYVLQRLREWGVARVFGYPGDGINGLVAAFGRAGDDPVFVQARHEEMAAFEAVGYAKFSGEVGVCTATSGPGAIHLLNGLYDAKLDHVPVVAIIGQVARSAMGGSYQQEVDLQSLYKDVASDYLVEVNVAAQLPNALDRAFRVARARSAPTAVIIPADLQEEPYEPPTHEFKQVPSSPPAVLGAGIVAPRADVEEAAAIVNAGRRVAILVGQGARGAAGEVVEVAERVGAGVAKALLGKDVLPDDLPFVTGAVGLLGTRPSYELMRDCDTLLIVGSNFPYSQFLPEFGQARAVQIDIDATMIGMRYPVEVCLVGDAKTTLAELIPLLERKSDTTWRDTVVANVGRWWETVERQAMLGARPVNPMRVVWELSRRIPEDAIVTADSGSAANWYARCWRVRGRMRGSLSGTLATMGPGVPYAIGAKFAHPDRPVIALVGDGAMQMNGLAELLTISRYRDRWADPRLVVCVFHNNDLNQVTWELRSMGGAPKFEQSQSLPDLSYADVARVFGLGAVAVDDPDDLAGAWRQALSADRPTVLDVRCDPEVPPIPPHASWEQMKSTAEAVLRGDPNAWHLITQGTKTKAQEFIPHHDN